In Brevibacillus brevis, a genomic segment contains:
- the ppsA gene encoding phosphoenolpyruvate synthase, which produces MSSLVLGFQEMEKTQLSLVGGKGLHLGELSSIQGIQGIQVPEGFCVTTVGYQKAIEQNEAYHALLDRLTLLKVEDREQIGEISRKIRQTILEAGIPSDVASAVAHYLSLFGEEHAYAVRSSATAEDLPHASFAGQQDTYLNIIGVDSILQHISKCWASLFTDRAVIYRMQNGFDHSQVLLSVIVQRMVFPQASGVLFTADPITANRKQLSIDASFGLGEALVSGIVSADCYKVREGEIVSKRIATKKLAVYGRKEGGTKTQQLELDRQKAQTLSDPQILQLAGIGRQIEAYFGQPQDIEWCLANDTFYIVQSRPITTLYPIPEANDQENRVYISVGHQQMMTDPIKPLGLSFFLLTTAAPMRTAGGRLFVDVTNRLASPDGRQMLVNTLGQSEPLVKDALMTIIERGDFIQSLPNDPNGQSSDISKKGTPPWGAQVQIENDPTIVSDLMKRSQTSIEELKQSIQTKSGPDLFEFIREDIQQLKKILFDPQSSALIMAAMNASSWINEKMNEWLGEKNAADTLSQSVPNNITSEMGLALMDVADVIRPYPEVIKYLQQVKDDSFLEGLIAFDGGQETRDAITAFLDQYGMRCAGEIDITRTRWSEKPTALVPLILGNIKNFEPNAGKRKFEQGRKEALEKEQELIERLKQLPDGEQKAKETKQKIDLIRNFSGYREYPKYGMIHRYFVYKQALLKEAEQLAANGVIHEKEDIYYLTFEELHEVVRTNKLDEQIIRNRKDEYKYFEKLTPPRVITSDGEIITGEYKRENLPASAMVGLPVSSGVIEGRARVILDMEDAELEEGDILVTSFTDPGWTPLFVSVKGLVTEVGGLMTHGAVIAREYGLPAVVGVENATKLIQDGQRIRVNGTEGYIEIL; this is translated from the coding sequence ATGAGCTCTTTGGTTCTCGGTTTTCAGGAAATGGAAAAAACGCAGCTTTCGCTCGTTGGCGGGAAAGGGTTGCACTTGGGGGAATTATCCAGCATTCAAGGAATCCAAGGAATCCAAGTACCAGAAGGCTTTTGTGTTACAACCGTGGGATATCAAAAAGCGATCGAGCAAAACGAAGCGTACCATGCTTTGCTGGATCGACTCACCTTGCTAAAAGTAGAGGATCGGGAACAAATCGGTGAAATCAGCAGGAAGATCCGACAAACGATTTTGGAAGCAGGCATCCCTTCCGATGTCGCGTCCGCAGTCGCTCACTATCTCTCCCTGTTTGGAGAAGAACATGCTTATGCCGTGCGTTCGAGTGCGACAGCTGAAGATTTACCGCATGCCTCTTTTGCTGGCCAACAAGACACCTATCTAAATATCATCGGCGTCGATTCCATCTTGCAGCATATCAGCAAATGCTGGGCCTCCCTCTTTACGGATCGTGCGGTCATCTACCGCATGCAAAATGGTTTTGACCACAGCCAAGTTTTATTATCCGTAATCGTTCAAAGGATGGTTTTCCCACAGGCTTCAGGGGTATTGTTTACCGCGGATCCCATTACAGCCAACCGGAAGCAGCTGTCCATCGATGCCAGCTTTGGACTTGGAGAAGCATTGGTCTCAGGCATCGTATCTGCGGATTGTTATAAAGTGCGGGAAGGGGAAATCGTCAGCAAGAGGATCGCAACAAAGAAACTAGCGGTATATGGGCGAAAAGAAGGCGGAACGAAGACACAGCAGCTCGAACTTGACCGGCAAAAGGCGCAGACCCTTTCGGACCCACAAATCTTACAGCTGGCAGGCATCGGAAGACAGATCGAAGCTTATTTTGGACAGCCGCAAGATATTGAGTGGTGTTTGGCCAACGATACGTTTTATATTGTCCAGAGTCGACCGATCACGACGTTATACCCCATCCCCGAAGCAAATGATCAGGAAAATCGCGTCTATATATCCGTCGGTCATCAGCAAATGATGACCGACCCCATTAAACCATTGGGGCTGTCTTTTTTCCTGCTAACGACTGCCGCACCCATGCGCACGGCTGGAGGAAGGTTGTTTGTTGATGTTACAAATAGGCTGGCTTCGCCTGACGGCAGACAAATGTTGGTAAATACCCTGGGACAATCCGAACCGCTCGTAAAAGACGCACTGATGACCATCATCGAGCGAGGGGATTTTATCCAGTCGTTGCCCAACGATCCAAACGGACAGAGTTCTGATATCAGCAAAAAAGGAACGCCGCCTTGGGGAGCTCAAGTACAAATCGAAAACGATCCGACAATCGTCTCGGATTTGATGAAGCGTAGTCAAACATCGATCGAAGAGCTAAAGCAGAGCATCCAAACGAAATCGGGACCGGATTTGTTTGAGTTCATTCGGGAAGATATTCAGCAATTAAAGAAGATTTTATTTGATCCACAAAGTTCGGCTTTGATTATGGCTGCGATGAATGCTTCGTCATGGATCAATGAAAAAATGAACGAATGGTTAGGTGAGAAAAACGCGGCAGATACGCTTTCTCAATCGGTACCAAACAATATTACTTCGGAAATGGGTTTGGCGTTAATGGATGTCGCAGATGTGATTCGTCCTTATCCGGAAGTCATAAAATATTTACAGCAGGTAAAAGATGATAGCTTTTTGGAGGGACTGATTGCGTTTGATGGTGGACAGGAAACCCGGGACGCTATCACAGCATTTCTCGATCAATACGGAATGCGATGTGCCGGGGAGATCGATATCACGAGGACGCGTTGGAGTGAAAAACCAACGGCTCTTGTTCCTCTGATTCTAGGCAACATCAAAAACTTTGAGCCAAATGCGGGCAAGCGGAAATTTGAGCAGGGGCGCAAGGAAGCTTTGGAAAAGGAACAAGAGCTGATCGAACGATTGAAGCAGTTACCGGATGGCGAACAAAAAGCCAAAGAGACAAAACAAAAGATCGACCTCATCCGCAATTTCAGCGGATATCGGGAATATCCAAAATACGGCATGATCCATCGCTACTTCGTTTACAAGCAGGCTTTGCTGAAGGAAGCCGAACAGCTCGCAGCGAACGGCGTTATTCATGAAAAAGAAGATATCTACTATCTCACGTTTGAAGAACTTCACGAAGTCGTACGCACAAACAAACTGGATGAACAGATCATCCGCAATCGAAAAGACGAGTACAAGTACTTTGAAAAACTGACTCCACCCCGTGTAATCACGTCTGATGGCGAAATCATTACAGGTGAGTACAAACGGGAAAATCTGCCGGCAAGTGCAATGGTGGGCCTGCCAGTTTCTTCCGGAGTGATAGAGGGCCGGGCTCGTGTCATCTTAGACATGGAAGATGCCGAACTGGAAGAGGGAGATATATTAGTCACTTCCTTTACGGACCCAGGGTGGACCCCATTGTTTGTCTCCGTAAAAGGTCTAGTCACCGAAGTGGGAGGACTGATGACCCATGGAGCCGTGATCGCCCGTGAATATGGCCTGCCAGCAGTTGTCGGGGTGGAAAATGCGACGAAGCTGATTCAAGACGGGCAACGTATTCGGGTGAATGGGACAGAAGGGTATATTGAAATATTGTAA
- a CDS encoding DUF917 domain-containing protein yields the protein MRQLTLQETEDMLYGACIFGTGGGGSLTDGLSLVRKLYASGKAVMMISVEEVEDDWLIASPYYVGSVAPPPEEVRKRLEGLPILPDEVSTLAARALQKYLGKEIKAVIATELGGNTACAIETAIQLGVPLIDADPAGRAVPDLAHTTFHIYDVSISPFALANRFGDTLIVQHAVNHDRAEQIARAFAGTSGNLAGVCDHPVDGKRLKETVIIGTLSKAEQVGRAMRLASEQGSIPAHAIAKAGGGQHLCHGIIRSASWQDVGGFIEGEVTIEAYGQKQDDLVRVWFRNEFMMATQQDEILSIIPELLSILDHKTGEPILNPSCQPGMIVDVVTFPAPAAWETERGLSIFGPEYIGMDRETYARLKTGNAPASK from the coding sequence TTGAGACAGCTAACGTTGCAGGAAACGGAGGACATGCTCTACGGAGCGTGCATCTTTGGAACAGGGGGAGGAGGAAGCCTCACGGATGGACTGTCGCTCGTCCGCAAATTGTACGCAAGCGGCAAGGCGGTAATGATGATTTCCGTGGAGGAGGTCGAGGATGACTGGCTGATTGCCTCACCCTACTACGTAGGTTCCGTAGCTCCGCCACCCGAGGAAGTGAGAAAACGTCTCGAGGGATTGCCGATTCTGCCGGATGAAGTGTCGACGCTTGCTGCTAGAGCCTTGCAGAAATATTTGGGCAAGGAAATCAAGGCAGTGATCGCCACCGAGCTTGGAGGAAACACGGCATGTGCAATCGAGACCGCCATTCAATTAGGCGTTCCTTTGATCGATGCGGATCCGGCCGGTCGCGCTGTTCCCGATTTGGCCCATACGACCTTCCATATTTATGATGTATCCATCTCTCCCTTTGCGCTTGCCAACCGTTTTGGGGATACCTTGATCGTCCAGCACGCCGTCAATCATGACCGCGCGGAGCAAATTGCTCGTGCTTTTGCCGGAACGTCAGGCAATTTGGCCGGGGTATGCGATCATCCCGTAGATGGAAAGCGACTGAAAGAAACGGTCATCATCGGGACGTTGTCCAAGGCCGAGCAGGTCGGTCGAGCCATGCGGCTGGCGAGCGAGCAGGGAAGCATTCCTGCCCACGCCATAGCAAAGGCGGGCGGCGGCCAGCATCTCTGTCATGGCATCATTCGCTCGGCTTCCTGGCAGGATGTCGGCGGTTTCATCGAGGGAGAGGTGACGATCGAGGCGTACGGACAGAAACAGGATGACCTGGTTCGTGTCTGGTTTCGCAATGAATTTATGATGGCAACGCAGCAGGACGAAATCCTTTCGATTATTCCGGAGCTTTTGTCGATCTTGGATCACAAGACGGGAGAGCCGATCTTAAATCCCTCTTGCCAGCCGGGAATGATCGTCGATGTAGTGACTTTCCCCGCGCCTGCTGCTTGGGAGACGGAGAGGGGCCTGTCCATTTTTGGACCGGAGTATATCGGGATGGATCGTGAAACGTATGCCCGGCTGAAAACAGGAAATGCGCCAGCTTCCAAGTAG
- a CDS encoding MFS transporter: MEVSKNKKQIVKVGELFERMPFTKMHLFVGIVLFIVSVIEAWEMMLIIFLSSSIAADFQLSPLEEGSLIGSIYLGMIPGTYIWAIIADRVGRRKTLMYSLISFSLISLLTPFSTSFLMLYTVRLLAGVALGGVMISGYPYFEEMLPVKQRGKGVVYLSAGWPLGMLLALGVTAFFLQGDGLLGGWRGIIVLSSLVGLWALMIRNIPESPYWLASKGKQAEAKEAIRYLSQGKLTIGEHEELWVEPMTKGNYFTIFTKRFRKLTAFQTIVNFAFAFGYWGLYTWIPTLLAQKGLSMSQSLTFLALSTLFQVPSYMVAAWLTGKYGRKKVMVAFVALAVVSGFGFAYAGDMTQLYICNFALAFFSLGAWGVWNTWFGEIYPTNGRVAGYSFGAGAQRWANTLAPSIIGMVIGWGWAFNTTVSFIQIFMVMTLCIILFLPETEGQILE; this comes from the coding sequence ATGGAGGTCTCCAAAAACAAAAAACAGATCGTTAAAGTAGGGGAACTGTTTGAACGGATGCCGTTCACGAAAATGCACTTGTTTGTCGGAATCGTCTTATTCATCGTTTCCGTCATCGAGGCCTGGGAGATGATGTTGATTATCTTCCTGAGCAGCTCCATCGCGGCAGATTTTCAATTGTCTCCCCTCGAGGAAGGCTCGTTGATCGGGTCCATCTATTTGGGAATGATTCCCGGCACTTATATCTGGGCGATTATCGCAGACAGGGTAGGCCGCAGAAAAACATTGATGTACAGCTTGATTAGTTTTAGTCTCATCTCCTTGCTGACACCGTTTTCCACCAGCTTTCTGATGCTGTATACCGTCCGGCTGCTTGCAGGGGTAGCACTCGGAGGAGTGATGATCTCCGGTTATCCCTACTTTGAGGAAATGCTCCCCGTCAAGCAACGCGGCAAAGGCGTCGTGTATCTCTCGGCGGGATGGCCCCTCGGGATGCTGCTCGCGCTCGGCGTGACCGCCTTCTTTTTGCAAGGGGACGGACTTTTGGGCGGATGGCGCGGGATCATTGTGCTCAGCTCTCTGGTAGGGTTGTGGGCCCTGATGATTCGAAACATACCGGAATCCCCTTATTGGCTCGCAAGCAAAGGGAAGCAGGCAGAAGCGAAGGAAGCCATCCGTTATCTGAGCCAAGGCAAGCTGACGATCGGGGAGCATGAAGAGCTGTGGGTCGAACCGATGACAAAAGGGAATTATTTTACGATATTTACCAAGCGGTTCCGCAAGCTGACGGCATTTCAAACCATCGTGAACTTTGCGTTTGCTTTCGGTTATTGGGGTCTTTACACGTGGATTCCGACACTGCTGGCGCAAAAAGGGTTGTCCATGTCGCAAAGCTTGACCTTTCTGGCGTTGTCGACGCTGTTCCAGGTTCCCAGCTACATGGTAGCTGCTTGGCTAACGGGTAAGTATGGACGCAAGAAAGTGATGGTAGCGTTTGTTGCACTTGCGGTAGTCAGCGGCTTTGGCTTTGCGTATGCAGGTGACATGACGCAGCTGTATATCTGCAATTTTGCATTGGCTTTCTTCAGCCTGGGTGCGTGGGGCGTCTGGAATACATGGTTTGGCGAAATCTATCCGACAAACGGCCGGGTCGCCGGCTACAGCTTCGGGGCAGGTGCTCAGCGCTGGGCGAATACGCTCGCTCCCTCGATAATCGGGATGGTGATCGGTTGGGGATGGGCATTTAATACGACGGTGTCGTTTATCCAGATTTTCATGGTCATGACGCTCTGCATTATTCTGTTCTTGCCGGAAACGGAAGGACAAATCTTGGAGTAG
- a CDS encoding hydantoinase B/oxoprolinase family protein, with translation MSVQKVDPFSLEIVKDSLIAIGDEMFYTLGRTSMSPIIYEVLDYACGLTDAHGQLLTQGHGVAGFIGNLSFMVRDTVKKFAEGKNLSPGDIIIINDPYSGGGSHLSDVGLVMPIYYEGEIVAFSANKAHWTEVGGKDPGSFTNDSTDIFQEGLQFPCIKLFDEGKVNQALVEMIQANVRFPDLSLGDMWAQVAALRTGERRFQELCEKHGKDVVLASIQSLLDHGEQLARKELASLPNGVYEAVDYIDSDGMGNGPFRIQVKVTITDDQFICDFRGSHPQVLGPVNCSYTTLVSDVRTIYLAITNPSHDINDGVFRPLEIIADPGTIFSAERPAPVSVYWESGSAGGDLVWKALAPILPNRLTAGHFLSVSAVTLSGKHHVSDEPFLIVEPSVGGWGAGEGQDGARGQFCIGDGETYNMPVEIAEARYGVMVDEYSLRCDGAGAGEFMGGSGVVRSYRAMTDKQAVTVTFGRNKFLPWGVNGGESGSPNEFFIEKANGETDGPFGIYARYPLNKGDVVKLMTGTGGGYGHPFHRPAEQVAKDAKNGYVTIEQAEQKYGVILNPESYEVRGETAERRDYRQ, from the coding sequence ATGAGCGTCCAAAAAGTAGACCCGTTCAGCCTGGAAATCGTCAAGGATTCGTTGATCGCCATCGGGGACGAGATGTTTTATACCTTGGGTCGGACATCCATGAGTCCGATCATCTATGAAGTATTGGACTACGCGTGCGGTTTGACGGATGCCCATGGTCAGCTATTGACACAAGGGCACGGGGTGGCGGGATTTATCGGCAACCTGAGCTTCATGGTACGAGATACGGTGAAAAAATTTGCAGAGGGCAAGAATCTGTCTCCCGGAGACATCATCATCATCAACGATCCGTACAGCGGCGGCGGCTCTCATCTGTCTGACGTCGGGCTAGTCATGCCGATTTACTACGAAGGGGAAATCGTTGCGTTTTCAGCAAACAAAGCACACTGGACAGAAGTAGGAGGAAAAGATCCTGGTTCCTTTACTAACGATTCGACGGACATTTTCCAGGAAGGCCTTCAATTCCCTTGCATCAAGCTGTTTGATGAGGGAAAGGTCAATCAGGCTCTGGTGGAGATGATTCAAGCAAATGTCCGTTTTCCCGATCTGTCTCTCGGAGACATGTGGGCACAGGTAGCGGCACTGCGAACTGGGGAAAGACGTTTCCAGGAGCTGTGTGAAAAGCATGGAAAAGATGTGGTTCTGGCTTCGATCCAGAGCTTGCTCGACCACGGCGAACAGCTCGCCCGGAAAGAGCTGGCCTCCTTGCCAAACGGGGTCTATGAAGCGGTTGACTACATCGATTCAGATGGAATGGGCAATGGGCCGTTTCGGATTCAAGTGAAGGTCACGATCACGGACGATCAGTTCATTTGCGACTTCAGGGGAAGCCATCCGCAAGTACTGGGCCCCGTCAATTGCTCGTACACGACATTGGTATCGGATGTTCGCACGATCTACTTGGCGATCACCAACCCCTCTCACGATATTAACGATGGCGTATTTCGTCCGTTGGAGATTATAGCCGATCCAGGCACGATCTTCTCCGCAGAGCGGCCAGCACCCGTCTCTGTTTATTGGGAAAGTGGATCTGCAGGGGGAGACCTGGTATGGAAAGCACTGGCTCCCATCCTGCCGAACCGTTTGACAGCTGGCCATTTCCTGTCCGTCTCCGCTGTGACTTTGTCCGGCAAGCATCATGTGTCGGACGAGCCCTTTTTGATCGTCGAACCTTCCGTTGGCGGATGGGGAGCAGGGGAAGGTCAGGATGGCGCCCGTGGTCAGTTTTGCATTGGGGATGGAGAGACGTACAATATGCCCGTGGAGATCGCAGAAGCACGATACGGAGTCATGGTTGACGAGTACAGCCTGCGATGCGATGGTGCAGGAGCGGGTGAATTTATGGGTGGATCCGGTGTTGTTCGCTCTTATCGTGCTATGACGGACAAGCAAGCAGTGACCGTTACCTTTGGCCGCAACAAGTTCTTGCCGTGGGGAGTCAATGGCGGGGAATCCGGTTCTCCCAATGAGTTTTTTATTGAGAAAGCCAATGGGGAAACGGATGGGCCGTTTGGAATCTATGCGCGCTACCCCCTGAATAAGGGAGATGTCGTGAAGCTGATGACCGGTACAGGAGGCGGCTATGGACATCCTTTCCATCGGCCGGCGGAGCAGGTCGCGAAGGATGCGAAGAACGGATACGTGACCATTGAGCAAGCCGAGCAAAAGTACGGAGTCATACTGAACCCCGAGTCTTACGAAGTGCGGGGGGAAACGGCCGAGCGCAGAGACTATCGGCAATAA
- a CDS encoding hydantoinase/oxoprolinase family protein: MRVATDIGGTFTDLVFVDEHGDIGVAKSPTTPPNFEQGVLDVIEASGIDKKAIHTFIHGSTVIINALTERKGVKTGLITTKGFRDVLEIARGNRPDLFNVRYRKPEPFVPRHLRLEVEERLDFQGEIIRPLDREQVKSIVASFQKEEVKAVAIAYLHAYVNPVHEQMTAALIKELWPEVYVTASHEVTKEWREYERTNTAVLNSYVKPTAASYIDKLQGKLKENGVDSYNYIMQSNGGTTTFAQAKETPINMVESGPVAGVYGAAVLGELIGETNLIAFDIGGTTAKCSLIDRGEVKVSTDYYIERAERSAGYPIKVPVVDIVEIGNGGGSIAWIDEAGALKVGPESAGALPGPVAYGMGGTKPTTTDANLVTGRLAARNFGYNVDLEKVKQAIHETVASHFDMSVEEAALGMIRIADSNMLNALKLVSVRKGYDPRDFTLVAFGGGGPMHASILAKELGVKKVVVPTASSVFSAWGMLMTDLRRDYIQTYNKRLGQVEIGEINRAWDTLEQGAWQQYEADGLAREAVMYARFADMRYVGQEHTVKVQVPNGEWGADTFAEIVERFHQLHEKTYTFRLEQTETEIVSLHVTAFGKVQKPTLKKLEKTNIPVSEAIIESRPVYFEGKGWVATHVYDRKKLSPGIALEGPAIVEERSSSTVMHPGQSLTVDEYGNLIIHTGVN; the protein is encoded by the coding sequence ATGAGAGTGGCAACAGATATTGGCGGCACTTTTACCGATTTGGTTTTCGTGGATGAGCACGGAGACATTGGCGTAGCAAAAAGCCCGACGACACCGCCGAACTTTGAACAAGGGGTCCTGGATGTCATTGAGGCAAGCGGAATCGACAAAAAAGCGATTCATACGTTCATTCACGGCTCCACTGTCATCATCAACGCATTGACAGAGAGAAAGGGAGTCAAGACAGGGCTGATTACGACCAAGGGCTTCCGCGATGTACTGGAGATCGCCCGAGGGAATCGTCCGGATCTTTTCAATGTGCGATACCGCAAGCCGGAGCCGTTCGTCCCCCGCCATTTGCGTCTGGAGGTGGAGGAGCGCCTCGACTTCCAGGGAGAAATCATTCGTCCACTCGATCGTGAACAGGTCAAAAGCATCGTCGCCTCCTTTCAAAAAGAAGAGGTGAAAGCGGTTGCGATCGCTTATTTGCATGCCTATGTGAATCCGGTGCACGAGCAGATGACGGCCGCCCTGATCAAGGAGCTATGGCCGGAGGTCTACGTCACAGCCTCCCATGAAGTGACAAAGGAATGGCGCGAGTATGAACGCACCAATACAGCCGTGCTAAACTCCTACGTGAAGCCAACGGCCGCTTCGTACATCGATAAGCTGCAAGGAAAACTGAAAGAAAACGGGGTAGACAGCTACAACTACATCATGCAATCCAATGGGGGTACGACTACGTTTGCGCAGGCAAAGGAAACTCCGATTAATATGGTGGAGTCCGGTCCGGTAGCTGGGGTGTACGGAGCTGCGGTACTCGGAGAGCTGATCGGTGAGACCAATCTGATTGCTTTTGATATCGGCGGAACGACAGCGAAGTGTTCGCTCATCGACAGGGGAGAAGTGAAGGTATCCACGGACTACTACATTGAGCGTGCAGAGCGCAGTGCCGGCTATCCGATCAAAGTGCCCGTCGTCGATATCGTGGAAATCGGAAATGGTGGCGGGTCAATCGCCTGGATCGATGAAGCGGGGGCGCTGAAAGTAGGGCCGGAATCCGCCGGAGCACTTCCTGGACCTGTCGCTTACGGAATGGGCGGAACGAAGCCGACCACGACTGATGCGAATCTCGTTACGGGTCGATTGGCTGCCAGAAACTTCGGTTACAACGTCGATCTGGAGAAGGTGAAGCAAGCCATTCACGAGACGGTAGCCAGCCATTTTGACATGTCGGTAGAGGAAGCAGCTCTCGGGATGATCCGGATTGCCGATTCCAACATGCTGAATGCGCTGAAGCTTGTTTCTGTCCGCAAGGGATACGACCCGCGGGACTTTACGCTCGTGGCTTTTGGTGGCGGAGGACCGATGCATGCATCGATTCTCGCAAAAGAGCTGGGCGTGAAAAAAGTAGTGGTACCGACCGCATCATCTGTATTCTCCGCATGGGGCATGCTGATGACGGACCTGCGCCGCGACTACATACAGACGTACAACAAGCGCTTGGGACAAGTAGAAATCGGGGAAATCAACCGCGCGTGGGATACGTTGGAGCAGGGAGCGTGGCAGCAGTACGAAGCAGACGGACTTGCACGTGAAGCGGTGATGTACGCTCGCTTTGCCGACATGCGCTATGTGGGACAGGAGCATACCGTCAAAGTGCAGGTACCGAATGGAGAGTGGGGAGCAGATACCTTTGCCGAGATCGTGGAAAGATTCCACCAGCTCCACGAAAAAACGTACACATTCCGTCTCGAACAGACAGAGACGGAAATCGTGTCCCTCCATGTGACGGCTTTTGGCAAGGTGCAGAAGCCCACACTCAAAAAGCTGGAGAAAACCAATATCCCGGTATCCGAAGCCATCATTGAATCACGTCCTGTTTACTTCGAGGGCAAAGGATGGGTTGCTACCCATGTCTATGATCGCAAAAAGCTGTCGCCAGGAATCGCCCTTGAGGGTCCTGCCATTGTAGAGGAGCGTTCCTCGTCCACCGTCATGCATCCGGGGCAGTCGCTTACGGTAGATGAGTACGGCAATCTGATTATTCACACGGGGGTGAACTAA
- a CDS encoding XRE family transcriptional regulator, with protein sequence MDDIHKKIKDIRLEQGMTLKDLSEKTNLSVSFLSQIERGASSVAITSLKKIADAFGVPMSFFFEEQVHSNYHVKTNEQKPFRVESSATTFVRLGGDFPKRSLEPMIVTLAPNQKKEQTFSHPGEEFYFVLKGAVLFEIGGEEYFVKQGDSIHFPSHIEHEYENPLQEETQLLCVLTPVIF encoded by the coding sequence ATGGACGATATCCACAAAAAAATCAAAGACATCAGACTGGAACAAGGCATGACGCTGAAGGATTTGAGCGAGAAGACCAATCTGTCCGTCAGTTTTTTGTCCCAAATCGAGCGCGGAGCATCTTCCGTCGCAATCACTTCCCTCAAAAAAATTGCGGATGCGTTTGGCGTACCGATGAGCTTCTTCTTTGAAGAGCAGGTCCATTCCAACTATCATGTGAAAACCAACGAGCAGAAGCCATTTCGCGTGGAGAGCTCTGCGACGACTTTTGTCCGATTGGGCGGGGATTTCCCAAAGCGCTCTCTCGAACCGATGATCGTCACGCTCGCGCCCAATCAAAAAAAGGAACAGACATTCAGTCATCCAGGAGAGGAATTTTACTTCGTACTGAAGGGAGCAGTACTCTTCGAGATTGGGGGAGAGGAATATTTCGTGAAGCAAGGGGATTCCATTCATTTTCCGTCTCATATCGAGCATGAATACGAGAATCCGCTGCAAGAAGAAACGCAGCTGCTCTGCGTGTTGACGCCGGTCATTTTTTAA
- the glnA gene encoding type I glutamate--ammonia ligase encodes MSKYTKEDILRLAQEEDVRYIRLQFTDLMGVIKNVEIPLSQLPKALDNKMMFDGSSIEGFVRIEESDMYLYPDLDTWVVFPWGNEHGKVARLICDIYMPDGTPFEGDPRQILKRALKEAEEMGFTSFNVGPEPEFFLFKLDEKGVPTLDLNDQGGYFDFAPLDLGENCRRDIVLTLEKMGFEVEASHHEVAPGQHEIDFKYANALKAADQILTFKLVVKTIAQKHGLHATFMPKPLYGVAGSGMHANQSLFRGDKNAFFDESEELGLSQTARHYLAGILHHARGFTAITNPLVNSYKRLVPGYEAPCYVAWSAKNRSPLIRIPSSRGLSTRIEVRSPDPACNPYLALAVMLKAGLDGIKNKIEAPPAIDRNIYVMNEIEREENGIENLPATLKEAIECLKADPVICEALGEHALLHFVEAKEIEWDMFRTRVHDWEREQYMSTY; translated from the coding sequence GTGAGCAAGTACACAAAAGAAGACATTTTGCGTTTGGCCCAAGAAGAAGATGTAAGGTATATCCGCCTGCAGTTTACCGACTTGATGGGTGTAATCAAAAACGTTGAGATTCCCCTGTCCCAACTGCCGAAGGCCCTCGACAACAAAATGATGTTCGACGGTTCTTCTATTGAAGGCTTCGTGCGCATCGAGGAATCCGATATGTACCTGTATCCGGATCTGGATACATGGGTCGTTTTCCCATGGGGCAACGAGCACGGCAAAGTAGCTCGCCTCATCTGCGACATCTACATGCCGGATGGTACTCCGTTCGAAGGTGACCCGCGCCAAATCCTCAAGCGCGCCCTGAAAGAAGCGGAGGAAATGGGCTTTACATCGTTCAATGTTGGGCCAGAACCTGAATTCTTCCTGTTCAAGCTTGACGAAAAAGGCGTGCCAACCCTTGATCTGAACGACCAAGGCGGCTATTTCGACTTTGCTCCACTGGACCTCGGTGAAAACTGTCGTCGCGATATCGTATTGACCCTGGAAAAAATGGGCTTCGAAGTCGAGGCTTCCCACCATGAGGTAGCTCCAGGACAACACGAGATCGATTTTAAATACGCGAATGCGCTGAAAGCGGCCGACCAAATTTTGACCTTCAAACTGGTGGTCAAAACGATCGCGCAGAAGCACGGTCTGCATGCCACTTTCATGCCAAAACCGTTGTACGGTGTAGCAGGTTCCGGCATGCACGCCAACCAATCTCTCTTCCGTGGCGACAAAAACGCATTCTTCGACGAGTCTGAAGAACTGGGACTGAGCCAAACGGCAAGACATTACCTGGCAGGAATTCTGCACCATGCGCGCGGTTTCACTGCGATCACCAACCCGCTGGTGAACTCCTACAAGCGACTGGTACCGGGATATGAAGCTCCTTGCTACGTAGCATGGTCTGCGAAAAACCGTTCTCCGCTGATCCGCATCCCGTCTTCTCGCGGTCTGAGCACCCGTATCGAAGTGCGCAGCCCCGATCCGGCGTGCAACCCGTACCTGGCTTTGGCTGTGATGCTCAAAGCTGGCCTGGACGGAATCAAGAACAAGATCGAAGCTCCGCCTGCCATCGATCGCAACATCTACGTGATGAACGAGATCGAGCGCGAAGAAAACGGCATCGAAAACCTTCCGGCAACGCTGAAGGAAGCCATCGAGTGCCTGAAAGCGGACCCGGTGATCTGCGAAGCATTGGGCGAGCATGCATTGCTCCACTTTGTCGAAGCGAAAGAAATCGAATGGGATATGTTCCGTACACGCGTCCACGATTGGGAGCGCGAGCAGTACATGAGCACGTATTAA